Sequence from the Arvicola amphibius chromosome 3, mArvAmp1.2, whole genome shotgun sequence genome:
TCCACTCACTGCTCACTTTCTTAGCTGCCGGCCCTACCATTTTGCAGCACAGGGACCCTGTCCCCAGCACTCAGCCTCTAAGCTATTCCTGGTGCCTATCCCTCCCTGTTCAGCAAGTGTCATTGCTTCCTTCTCTGAGCCCAGTTCAGAAGGCTGCTAGGGCTGTGTTCCTTTTGTGATGCCCATGGTTAGTGCTCCGAGAACTGCTGTTTGGAATTGCCTTCTCCTTGCTGCCCTTCCTGTAATCCGGTGCAGCTACTGCCCAGGTGTGTTTTCTTACCGCTGGCAACACCCTGGACCATGCTGGCCTGAGGGCTTCTCTCTCACACTCTGCGGATTTTGGTCTGTCCTTGGGATCCAGGACAAGTCCATAGCTATTCTGACAGCCCCTCTTTCCCATCATTGGGAGGGAACAGTGGGAGCTGGGGCTCTTGAAGGTAGGTATCAGAAAGCTATATAGTTCACAGGGAGATCCTTAACTTCGCCCCCAGCTGCAGGCAGTTTCTTGATTCACTGGTATTTATTGGGCTTGGCTATCAGCATCCCATGGAGTAGTTGACTTTTTCAACTCTATAATTTAGGAAACACTGTGTTAGGtttgtattttttatgatttttttattttctatgttttattgatatttattgagctctacatttttctctgctccccacaatgcctctcccctccccccttcatccctctcccaaggtccccatgctcccaatttactcaggagatcatgtctttttctatgttctacttcccatgtagattacttcactcaaaataatgttttctagctccatccattttcctgcaaaattcaaaatgttaatttttctgccatgtagtactccattgtgtaaatgtaccacattttctttatccattctttggtcgaggggcattaggttgtttccaggttctgcctatgacaaacaaagctgctatgaacataattgatcacatgtccttgtggcacgattgagcatcctttggatatatacccaaaagtggtattactgggtcttgaggaatgttgtttcctaattttctgagaaatcaccacactgacatccaaagaggttgtaccagcttgtattgccactagcaatgcagaagtgttccctttttcccacaacctctccagcataagttgtcatccgtgtttttgctcttggccattcttataggtgtaagatggaatctcagagttgttttgatttgcatttctttgatgactaaggatgttgaacatttccttaagtgtctttcagccattttagattcctctgttgagagttctctgtttaggtctgtactccatttttttttattggattatgtgatcttttggtgtccaatttcctggcttgtttcttttctttctttttaactcaagtatatattttatttttttttgttttttttttaaatttatttatttatttattatgtatacaatattctgtttatgtgtatgcctgcaggccagaagagggcaccagaccctattacagatggttgtgagccaccatgtggttgctgggaattgaactcaggacctttggaagagcaggcaatgctcttaacctctgagccatctctccagtccctcaagtatatattttaaagagacctatttgttttcattttatgggtaggagtgtttttcctgcatggaTATCTTGCATATTTTGTGTAccaggtgcccatagaggccagaagagtattTCAGATTCCCAGGAaattttgggtgctgggaactagcCCTGGGTCGTCTGCTAAAGCGATATGTactctaacctctgagccatctctctccaaaccctccaaGAGTATTTGAATTTAGTTACTTGTTTGATGTGTACTAGTATTTTGCatacatgtgtttctgtgtaccaCATAAGTGCCTGCAAATACCAAATCCCAAaagatctcctggaactcatccaagaagagtctttttttttttaaattacaaagatACTTTCAGACGTCTTTATTGAGCTAAATACATGTTAAATCCCAAAGCATTTcacttttttcaagacagggtttctctttgtagcctttaGTGTCTCAGCGTGGGCTTCGTCTTCTTGTTTTTCAGGCCCTAGTGCTGCACAGCATCACCGTCACATCTGTCTTCATGGAGTCTCCATCCGGAACAGCTAAGATAAATGGCAACACAATTATCCACTTATCCTATAATGTCCTGCACCTGGTCACCAACTGGCCTCCTCTTACAGGGCGTGTGACCCATGACGTGACCATGTACCAGCAAATGTTTGACAGGTGAACACACTTGTAACATGTTCTTAGGTTCAACAATCTACTTCCACAAGTCCCATTCTACCAACTCCACACATTGAAGACAACATTCTTGTTGGCTTGTAGCATACTTATGCTGATGCTCATTAAGATTTCTAGACacggggctagagatggctcagtggttaagagcactgactgctcttccagaggacctgggttcaattcccagcacccacatgacggctaaaaacaacatatatgaattttaagaatcaagactatgggctggagagatggctcagaggttaagagcattgcctgctcttccaaaggtcctgagttcaattcccagcaaccacatggtggctcacaaccatctgtaatggggtctggtgctctcttctggcctgcaggcatgcacacagacagaatattgtatgcataataaataaataaataaatattaaaaaagaatcaagacTATGAGATATAGGatatgaaaaacaaatgtttattaaatgcatatatatctatacattaaatttccttttcattatGGTAATGGCAATAGATACAAATGGTAACATACAGATCCTACAGCATGTTCAGTGTGTAACTTTAGAGTCATTTGGAAGCCCAACTTGGGCCTTTTGGGGGCTGACTGTATTCAAGAAACAAGACTGTTGGCTAATTATTTCAGATATATGCTTTAAACATTTTCTATAAAGGACAAAATAAAACTGGATTTAGAATAAAAGCATGTCTGTCTTAGTGAGTATGTTGGTACATGGCCTTTGGTCTCAGCACTCTGAgtgcagaggccagcctgatctacatagtgagttccaggacatactTTCTGTGCTTGCATAAAATTACTTTGGATGAAGATGgttaaaagaaattttagatgAAAACCAAATGTTTTCAGTCTAAATTACATCCTAAAATAAAAGATTGTTTCAAAcgagaaacagaaaaggatatTACAGAGCTTTACCAAAATGTATTTGAAAGTTAGGATTTGAAAGTAAGATGTGATTAGGTTAGCAGGGCTTACCAGGGAGCAAGCTAGGATGTTATTGTGTCCAGAGAGTTCTCTGCAGCCTCTAGAGCACTCCAGACCCTATGGTCATTTCTAGCCTAGTTTTGCATCTGCAAGTGTGGCCTCAGGAAGCTTTCTTTGTTTGGGTGGACAGTTCCATTCTCAAGAGATACTTGTCCCTGCTCCAGGACACAGGATCTTGCCTCAAGGCATTTGCATTCCCCCTGGGGATGTTACTGGAACACTGTGCTGATCTGAAAAACTGAGACAGCCACACACTGAAGACAATGATTACCCTCTGGATTTTAAAGTGCTGGTGTGTGGAGGGAAACTCAAATCCAAAGGACACAACTTGAATCAACACAATGAAAATGTACCTTGTCCTTCCTTGGCCTTAGGGATCTCAATGAGAAACTGATCCTTCCCATGAAGGCTGACTTTTTCATGAAATCAACCTTTCAAATGAAaagtcagttttaaaataaattcctaaCCTCGCTATCTAGTAGTGCCCCATgcttttggtcccagcactcaggaggaagaggcaggaggatctctgtaagttcaagtcTGATCtccagatcaagttccaggacagctagtgctacaAAGAGCAATCCtgttgagaaataaaaaaaataaatatttaacctgtcgatcattttcatgaaaagtcatttttttgACAGCAACAAAGCAGcactgaagtttttatttatatgagttGTTAAAAATGGGCATCTACACCAGTGTCAAATGAGGgcgggagaggaaggcagggtagGCAAGGAGAAGGAATTCCCGTCTATTGGTAATAAAGCTCCAGGTTCATCCCATCATGGATTTCATAATCTCCCAGAGACACGTGGTCCTTAAAAATCGTGTACCACTTTTTAAGAATGATCTTATTCCAGCGGGTGCCAGTTTGGGCCGCTATCAGTTTCTTCAAGTCCCCGATGGTGTCATGGGTGTTGCACTTGACGCGGACTTTCTTTCCTAGACGGTCGTTGCAAACCACCTCAATCATTGTGGCTGAACCTCTAAACCCCTCAAACTTATCGACGACACAACTCCAAGCTTGAACGCCAAGCTCTGGCCCGATTTAAGGCTAGAAACAGGAAACCGAAAAGTCAGTTTTTTAAGAGTCTGAAACGTTGAGGGTAACACAACCCTGTCCTGACTCCATGTTGGTTTTGCATAGACAGTTCTCAGCCCTCTCTATGCCACCCTTCAGTGCCCACACATTTGAGATTTCTATGGCCGTGAACATGGTCCACATGTATTCACCAGAATAATTAAAGtaaaccaaaatatcacaaaactaTGGACAAGAAAGTAACTGACATAACATGCCAGTGAGCATTTTAATATTACCCTGATCATTATCGAAATTTGATATTAATTAACTATTGTTTCTGAggttttttccattaaaaattctGTACGCATAACTTGGATTCCAAAAGATATTTCAGAGACACAAGACTCCTTTTTATCTAGCCATCAATAAAAAGGACTTAATGCTTTTAGTTGGCTTAATTATTATGGTAGTCAAACATTGCTTTGTGGAGTTACTAGTAAGTCAATCCTTAAATAAATTTTCAACATGtacaaaaaaagattattttaataaactatCAATTTAATGGAGAGTCAATTAatccttcaaataaaaaaaaacaacctttaaagaaaaacttgatCTGTTTCAAAAAAGCCAGGTTTTGGATGAAGAATTCATTTACAAAATCCTGGGTCAAACGCAGAATGGGAAAACTCTTCGATGGCTTTCATCTGGCAGAGGATTAGtgttaaattcccagcacacacttggcagctcacaactgtgtaaatccagttccagggcatctgacacccacATGCAGACAAGCATTCAGGCCAAACACCaagacacataaaaatcaaacataACTGAGACAaagagtttcttttaaaaagattttttttaaaggctgagtGCTTTGTGGATTGTAGACACTAATACTCCACCAGATGAACAGCTCTCAAAGAGTTTCTTCCATTCGGTGGACATTAGACCACTTCCTTTGCTGGACCTGAGAATTTCAGTTTCATGATGTCCCTCATGACATTCATAGCACTATTTCTTAGTGCTGAAGTCCTGCTCAGCAAGTGCTTGCCCATGAAGTATCCTGAGAGTTTGGGCCTGCtgagatttggagtccagaccaatataaCTCTCAgatctgggggctgggatagatgccaggggctggggcctacactcccaacttaacactgatggttctctgtatttcctctgcgtctgttgttatgttccctttctccatttctgattttgttaatttggttattctctctctgccttttggttagtttggataaagatttgtctattttgttgattttctcaaagaaccagttctttgtcTCAGTGgttgtttgtattgttttctttgtttctattttgttgatcaaaattttatttttgctgtttattgGCAGTGagtgtctttaatctcagcagaaaGCAGaagtaggcaaatctctgagttcgaggccagattgttccagggcagtcagggctacacacagaaacccagtcttgggataaaaggtctttttttttttcttttttttttttttttttttttttttttttttttttgtatcttggaGATAGTCTTGTGTATCCTACGTGTATCCTAAGGCCTAAGGTCtgatacatatatacaagtatcTGATTGTTAGTGAACTGAATGCTGTTTCTACTTCTATGGCTCTATGAAACTCTCAGAGATCAGATGTGGTAACATTAccaggattgttttgttttgtttttatagggaCATTTTTACCCCAGCCAGCAGGACCTGAACGGAGGGTCCCTGATaaacctggaggaggaagaggaaaggagggaagaagagacacgagaaatgacagcaagacaggctttctgatcaagttgcaaattttatttttttctcagaagctGTTGTGTAGCAAATGGGCAGGGGAGAGGGTGGGGCGTCAGGAAAGTCCAGTCTGGTGGAACTCAAGTCTGGAAAGTCTCTGGCTGAGAGAAAGAGATATTAACTAACAAAGGAGGTGCTAATTGCTTCTAAAGCCTGTAGGAGATAAGCCTGTAGGAGATAAGATACCAGATTAATTTCCTAGGCCCAGAACTTACCCCACAGAGGTGATAGAGCtgaatattttacttaacttTGAAACTAacgatggctgtaaacaaaatacagatctcAAAAGACAGGCCTTTGATTCCGGCACATTGTGACTATCATGAGTCCTTTATGATTCCACCTGAACTGCAATGTGTAAGAAAATTTCCACGGGTATGTCTGGGTGGGTAATGCTGGCCTGATACTTGCTTTCTTGAAAAGAATGAACTGGAATTTGCAGcgccacttcctcttcctctgaagATCACAGCTTTGCACCATAACCCCTAGCTCTGCTCTGTAAATAACAgttttcagggggctggagagatggctctgtggttaagagcgctgcctgctcttccaaaggtcctgagttcaattcccagcaaccacatggtggctcacaaccatctgtaatggggtctggtgccctcttctggcctgcaggcacatgcacagacagaatattgtatacataataaataaataaatattttaaaaaaacagttttcaaTAAAACAGGCTAAACATTTAACAGGAGCATGACAGGCAGCTCCAACGAGCTTTTAGTTTGAAAATGAAGACATTCGGCAAGGAAGCATGCTTGCAGGAAGCAGTAACCCCGAGGAACCTACTGTTCTCTCTAGTTTCCTGGTGCCAACAACTGTGGTGGCAGCAGCCAGGCAAGAACGCACCCGGCTAAGGACTTTTCCAGGAGAGCAAACAAAACTGGTTGTCTTCTCCAAGTGTTGTTGCCAGTCAAACCTCCCTAGACATGTGCCCCAAGGCAAAGGCATGGGCATACTGCTGTGGAGCATGGGCTAACCCTCGGAAAGGGAAAGGACGCCTCCAATTAAATGTGTTCTCTTATAAGTTGTGTCAGAAGTGGCGTCTTTTCATAGCAAGCGAAAGCTGAGACACACCCTAAACCTGGCTGTTTGGCATACTGATTACATCCAGCTGGCTATTTTGAGACTGCAAATATAAGACAGCCTCTGTAAGGTGACTTTGCTGAAACAAAGTAAGTCCACATGGAATTTTCCTTAGTAAAAATGCATGCATTAGGACGAGAGTTGCTACGAGGCAgacactattttttaaagaccatttttaaaaagtttttgttcgtgtgtgtatgtgtaccccTGAGCTAGAGTTAGAAGTTGTGAGATGCCAGATACGGATTCTGGGGACCAAATTCTGGGAGAACAGCACAGACATTTCACCATAGACCCATTCCTTTAGTCCAAGACAGACATTTACCTGAGGACCTTTTGTcccaagaagaagacaaatgcATTGACC
This genomic interval carries:
- the LOC119809942 gene encoding ubiquitin-like protein 5, with amino-acid sequence MIEVVCNDRLGKKVRVKCNTHDTIGDLKKLIAAQTGTRWNKIILKKWYTIFKDHVSLGDYEIHDGMNLELYYQ